In Bos indicus isolate NIAB-ARS_2022 breed Sahiwal x Tharparkar chromosome 2, NIAB-ARS_B.indTharparkar_mat_pri_1.0, whole genome shotgun sequence, a single genomic region encodes these proteins:
- the LOC139186513 gene encoding large ribosomal subunit protein eL21-like: ITKITNTKAKRRGTHYMFPRSFRKHGVVPLATYIQIYKKDDIVDIKGMGTVEKGMPHKCYHGKTGRVYNFTQHYVGIIVNKQVKGKILAKRINVHKAVATHSSTLAWKIPWMEEPGGLQSMGSLRVGHD; encoded by the coding sequence ATCACAAAAATAACCAACACAAAGGCAAAGAGGAGGGGCACCCACTACATGTTCCCTAGGTCTTTCAGAAAACATGGAGTTGTTCCTTTGGCCACATACATACAAATCTACAAGAAGGATGATATCGTGGATATCAAGGGAATGGGTACTGTTGAAAAAGGAATGCCCCACAAATGTTACCATGGAAAAACTGGGAGAGTCTACAATTTTACCCAGCATTATGTTGGCATCATTGTAAACAAACAAGTTAAGGGAaagattcttgccaagagaattaaTGTGCataaggcagtggcaacccactccagtactcttgcctggaaaatcccatggatggaggagcctggtgggctgcagtccatggggtcgctaagagtcggacacgactga